The genomic stretch GTAAGCACAGCATCCCCTGCCTCGCTCACACCTGCTGCTCTTTAGGACTCAGGCCCCACATTCCATTGCTACCCTGCAGCtattcccccaacacacaccccaATGATGGACTGGAGGAGAATTACTGCAGGAATCCAGACAATGATGACAAGGGACCCTGGTGCTACACGACGGACCCAGACAAGAGATTTGACTACTGTGACATCCCTGAATGTGAAGGTAGGTGTGACTCTAGATACCTCCTCCTGTCTGCTTGTCACCTGGCTATGCTATCCAGCCATTGCCTACATAGAcatcataagaaaagaaaaaaaaactgattcatGTTTTATGTTACAAAACAGAGTAATGGCTCTTCTAAAGGAGCCCAGTTCAGACCTTAACCTTCTTTATTAACATCTTATCTCAATGTGTGAGCATGGATAGCCAGATCCAAACTGTGGGTACAAATTCCTCTGGTTAAAACCCACACACAGTGTAAGACTCCAAACATGGTTTGAATTAAATAGCTaaactaaaatcataaaaatcaatgaaattcgAGGAGGGGACTGATTTAATGTGGGCGATTCTGTTGTTGAGTTTGAAGTTAGGCGACGCACCCGTTTTTATGTCAGCATGCCTGCATTCTAGAGGGCCTATCAGCTTCACAGAGAACGCCAAAGGTCAATGCTAAAACATTAAAGTACCAGCCTGGAAAAATgtcatctttctctattcctcGGTGTGTCTATTAGAGCAAGAAAAAGAGCCAGGTGGGGCTGTGGGGCAATGCGGGCATGTCTCAGGTGCCAGCTCGCTTGTCTCATTACTTTATCTATATGGTCAGAAGAGCTCCTGTATTTAGATATGGATGGTCATTTGGCCTTGAAATCCCATGAGCCTGTGCTTTTCATATCAATTTcacagctgttttttttaaagaccccTTAAAACTCCAGTTCTGTGTTATTCCTCCACACCATGGGATTTTAACAAATTCAAGTCAAAGtctaagtctttaaagaaattagagagcaaaaaaaaaaagagagaaaaacatgacAACATTCAGGCCACCCCCATCAGCCATGTTTCTCAGCAACACACAGACACTTGGGAGATTTGAGGCGAAGTGGCAGGTATCAAAAGAAAATCCAGCAGAAAAATTCCTAGATAGTGCCCATATATTGTCAGTCATCAAgtgatgaaaataaattcatagaattttaaaagactattcTAGAAATGATGCCCactacttaaaaattaaaatggagatTATACAGGCTTCTGAGAATATGTGTCTTCCCCACGCATGCCTCCAAATTCAAGGAAGTGTACGCCAGTTTCTGAATTTGACCACGGTCACCATAGTTAAGGCGGCACAGACCCAAATAGCCTAAATATACCACCTCAGAGAgagaacagaacactgactaCGTCAGAACATTCCAAGCCTTTTATCGGAAGTCAGGTCTGGATGGGTGGCAGGAAGCATTGGTGAGTTCTCTAGAGGGATCCCAGTCTGTGCTCCGCTGGGCttcacttctgtttcttcctttctctctcccctccttcaccACACAGAAGAATGTATGCACTGCAGTGGAGAACATTATGAGGGAAAGATCTCCAAGACCATGTCTGGACTCAACTGCCAGGCCTGGGACTCGCAGAGCCCACACGCTCATGGGTATATCCCTGCCAAGTAAGTCATGCGGCCAAGGTGGGGGCTCTTTAGACACGCACCACTCCTCCGATATGTCTGCTTGCTTCAGGAATTGAAGGCTAGGTGACTGAGTTCCCAGCTGGCATCCTCCCCCATCAGCTGCCTATAAAGTGTATCTTCTTGTTAATCATCACATGATCCAAGGGGCATCATGGGTGCTTCTTAGAAAGGCAGCATCCCAGGCCCAATGAATAGAATTTGGGTTATAACCAAACCCACAGTCAATCTATGATTCTGTTAAAACTGAGAAGCACACTTAGCTTGTGAtgtccccttttctcccttcctttccttttaaacaCCAGTTACACTGTAGACTTCCTGACTCTGATCTATGCGTGAATGAATACCAAGGGTCTTGCAAATCCCtggtattttatatgtatttacattGGGTCATTCACAACTTCTACCGAGTTCTCACAGGTGACTATGAATTTAAGCAGAGTACCTGGGGGTCCCCATTCCAGAAAGCAAGAATGGTTTTCAGAGTAAGCACTTGCAAGGATTCAAACTGACTTTTTGCACAGGAAAACATTTCCCACAGTGCcgttctcttccccctccctctatgATGACCCCAGTGCCATTAATAAGGATTCTAAGACTCAAGGTAATGTGGCTGAGCCACAGCTGTCCCTGTGGAAGATGACATCACTGAGTTTTCGCATCTCCCATTCCATATAGCTTAAAATATGGTTCCTGCCATTGTCTTCCAAAGGCAAGCACAGTAGCGTCCTCAAAGTGTGACTAGGTCAAGCCATTTGTAGAAAACCAGAAGCGGGGGAATAAATTCACCATTgctagcttttttctttttgtcctaagctctcagtcctagagaggaacagagacaatCTCCCAGCTAGATCCCTGGGTCCCTGCCAAGGAGGTGTCACTGGCCAGGTGCTTGCAGGAACATAGCTCTCCAACCTTGGATTCTCGAAGCTTCCTGTAGTGGGAGGGGAGCCTGGTAGACGAGTAGGACCAGGCATCAACTTCTTGCCTGTACCACGTCACTGTCTTCAGACAGTGAACATGTTGTTCTTTGAAGAGTGCTATTATTTGTAGTAAATAACCAGAGCTTGTTTACTTCAAAATTCTGCATGGTGAGAAAGATACAGTTTCTCACCCTCTTCTGTTAAGTCTTACATGTGGAAACTTCTAGAACTACAGTCCTTGGAAGGCggatccttccttcttcctggattGTCAGCAGAGGACCACCTTCCTTTAATTGCAGGCTGCTCATTCTCAAAGATTCTCAAGCATTAATGTTTATAATGgctgtttaaaaaaatccttcatccaggcagtggtgatgcacgtctttaatcccagcactcgggaggcagaggcaggcagatctctgtgagtttggggccagcctggtctacagagctagttccaggacaggctccaaagctacagagaaacgctgtctcaaaaaacaaaaaaacaaaacaaaacaaacaaaagcaaaaaaaaaaaatccttcttgtCTACCCAGATTTCCAAGCAAGAACCTGAAGAAGAATTACTGTCGCAATCCCGATGGGGAGCCACGCCCCTGGTGCTTCACCACAGACCTCAACAAACGTTGGGAATATTGTGACATCCCCCGCTGCAGTAAGTTCACAGCCAGAACACTGCGCACACCCTACCTGCCCCTTTCGGGAAGTATGTTGGTGCTGAGTACAAGTCCTAGGGAGCAGTCCACAGATCTGCAGGATATTCTTGTCCCCTTTCATTAATAGCTGATAAGAGGATCTATTTGTTGATTTGTCCCCAGCCAGAGTCTTCTGCCTTTTGTCAACAGTATCAGTTTTAAGACAAACTCTAGCTCTATGAGCCCTGACAGATCGGACTCTACACCCACTTCAGTTTGTCCATTAAAGACTCAGGAGTAATAAGAGACAGATAAACAGATGTAAGCAGAAAAAGATGTAATCAGTGTGGCCAACTGAGAAGTACATCTTTAAGAGGGGACAGGAGCTCTGAGACTTTCTGGAAGGGGAGAAACGAAGGATGGGCTTGGGGTTCACACAGCTGATGGAACAGGTGGTCTTGGTCATGGGTGGGCTGTGGATTGTTATCTCAGCTCTGCTCCTGCTGGAGAAGACTGTTATCATCATCACTTAAGAGGAGTGGTCTGGTTCCCAGGAGATGATGGTTCTCTGTGATGTAACCTCATCACCATGGGTAGCTGCCCTCACTTAGGGATGATCTGTCCCTAGAGGTGCGGAGTTTCTGGGGGTTTCACTCTGCCATGACCCAGAGGCTGATGAGATAGTTCtgtaggtaaagtgcttgttccacaagcctgatgacccaagttcagtctctggaacccatattaacaacaacaacaacaacagagaatATAGCAGTGGTTTATAATCCTAGTCCTGgccaggaggagggaggcagagcaagTGCACACAAGCCAGTCCCTGGATCTGCTGGCCAACTAGCCTACTTGGTACTTTCAAGTAAaagacctgtctccaaaaaaaaaaaaaaatgaaatgtctagGGAATGACAGTGGGCCTGTCCTCTGGCTTCCGCATGCACCCATGtgaagatgtacacacacacacacatacacttacacacacacacatacacacatacacacacacacacacacacacacacacacacacacacacacacacacaaagattattCATCAGTCCAGTTATTCCTGAAATCCAAGGTGACTATAGAACCAAGCgattgaggaagaaagaaagaggcaaaaaTAGAGACAAAGGGACCACTTGGAGTTAGTTGGGTCAGCACCCTTCTTCACAATCACACTCCGAGGCAGGGTGGTGGCTCTGCCATTCCAGTCTTCCCTGGGCTGAAGAGAGCCCCTCAGCAAAGCTCTCATGAACTTCATGACCAGCCAGAGTTCTTCCCTAACTGTTGCTTGTGAACACAGGTGTCTGTGAGTAACTAGATGTTTCAGATGTCTGACTTGGGAGTTCtcaagagaagcagagctcataACGACACATGGCGAAGCTGTGTTACACAGCTCCTTCTTGGGTAATTGGAACACAGAGTCTGAAACTGTAGAAAGACCATTAGCAAATGCTAGAGAAGACATTTGGGGACAGCCGCTCTTCTTTGCTCAGGCATCACTGAGAAGCAGAGCTCCTCAGGGAGTCTTTCTCCTTACAccagtttctccttccatttttaaaatttttgtcttcTCAACAATGTCTTAATTTCTGATTATACCTTTTTCCTTGAAGATATTGAGTTAGTGTtatctttatgtgtttttatattattGGTTATTGTAAGATGGGTAGTTACATATCCTGTTTTCACTCTGGGTTAATCGATTTCTGTTTGCCTTCTGTATTTTGAAGCTCTGCTGTTAGGATGCATATGTATCAAAGATATTCTCCTTTTCCCATGGGCTCTTTCTCAGTTCTGTGTCTTTATGGGAGATGGATGCCGTTCAGTTGTGTTTATCTAGTGAATCATGTCTTCTTCATAAAAGGGCCCTGATCACTGGTCTATGTAAGGACTTGAGGTTGGAGAGGACTTAACACTGATTTTTGCCATGGTTGATGAACACAAACGACTAGAGAGAGAAGCATCTGACCCAAGGGTCCATGTTTAGAGACATCCCTGATGAAATTGCCTTAAAGATACAGATTCTACTGAACTGAGGACACTAAGAAGTTCTCAAGTGTAAAACcccaagggaggagaaagggggtagTAGGCAGAGGATCTTGCATTCACCTTCCCATAACATCTGTTGGCTCATTCTTTATAGAGAACATTCACCATCAATTCTTTCCCCTATTCAAGCAACACCCCCACCCTCTTCTGGTCCAACCTACCAATGTTTGAAGGGAAGAGGTGAGAACTACCGAGGGACCGTCTCTGTCACCGTGTCCGGGAAAACCTGCCAGCGCTGGAGTGAACAGACCCCTCATAAGCACAATAGGACGCCAGAAAATTTCCCCTGCAAGTATGTCCCTCCCgcctccttccctgccctggTAACTGTGGGCCCGAGAAGTCCATCGACTCTACCTTGGTTGTCCCATAAAGATCCAAGAATAAAGACTGATCAGGTCACATGCAAGGAAAGTGACATCCAGCAATGTTTTCCCTCTTACAAGTCTTTCTCAAAGTGTGCCCCACCAATACCATCAGGAATTTACCAGAAATGCAAAGTCTTGGGCTCAACTCCAGGGTTAGTAAGTCTGAGACCCTAAGGACAGCGTGGAATGTCCTCATTACTCCTGTGTACAAGCCAGTGCCCAACACAGAACTAGAGACCTATCCCATCACACGAAGACAAGGAATAGGTTAGAGCCATCAGCTCTTCTGGGTCAGAGTCCATGACATGCTATCTAAGCTCCACGTAAGCTGGTACCTGACAGTCATTCAGTGTGGGAGATTCTAGAGTATCAGTTATGTGCAGCACCCCCCTCTAATCTCTTTGAAGAACAAAACTCATACGTCTATTCTAGAAATCTGGAAGAAAATTACTGTCGTAACCCGGATGGAGAAACTGCTCCCTGGTGCTATACCACGGATGGAGATCTGAGGTGGGAATACTGTGAGATTCCGTCCTGTGACTCCTCTGCATCCTTGCCAGAACTTTCCGATTCCTCAGGTACGAGTGGGTCACCAGAGCTCCCTGGGAGTCGGGTTGCTCTGTTCGTGTCTGTGCTCGAATGGCCTCTTCACAGTGCACTTGGTCTCGCTGTGGGCCAGAGTGCTGcttgtgtgagttcaaggacagcgtTTTCAATTCGCTGTTTGTCTAGTGGCTCTGGGTACAGACTTCGTGAGTGTTTCCCGAGGTCTTGAAAATTTGACTTTCTGCTGTTGTGTTTAGAAAGTTTCTTCTAAAAGTCAACGTGAACAAATCTTATTAGGGCTCTGTATTTCCGTTATATTGCTTACCTGTCCAACTTTAACGACAGATCAGTCTGTATTTCTTTGGTTGCTGTTCGCCTTCTGTCTTGGGAAGCTCTGTCGTAATGCACTTGCATTGTCTTCATCTTCTTGATGGAAGGCCTCCTTTGTTATGGTGTAACGTCTCCCCAAGTCTCTGAACATACTCCTCATTCTGATTTTATCTTACTGATGTGAAGCCTTTGCCTACACTAGTGTTTGTGTCACTTATTCaccttcttttttgattttttaaattgtttttattgagctatacatttttctctactcccctcccttcctctcctctctccttctaccctctcctgtgacccccatgctcccagtttactcaggagatattgtctttttttttttttttactgttctatgtaggtccatgtatgtctctcttagggtcctctttgttatatagtttctctgaggttgtggccttcaggctgtttttttttttttttgctttatgtctaaaagccacttatgggtgTATACATAttatgtctttctgggttaccccactcagtatgttttttttctagatccatccattttgcctgcaaattttaagatgtcattatttttttccactgtgtagtactccattgtgtaaatgtaccatgttttctttatctattcttcagttgaggttgtttccaggttctggctattacaaataatgctattatgaacatagttgagcatgtgtccttgtggcacgactgAGCGTGCTTTGGGTATGTATATACCCAACAGcggcggtattgctgggtcttgaggcagattgtttcctaattttctgagaaatatccatattgatttccaaagcagctgtacaagttgaCCTTCTAACTGAGAACTTTGCATTTATACAATTGTGTGTGGTTGGCTTTGAGCCCATTGTTAAGGGAGTTGTTCTGTCCCCTGTTTTGTGGCCACCATTCGTCCTTCCTCTTTTTTGTGTCACGTGGAACACAATTACCCAACTATGTTTTAGTTGACTGGTTATCCCTTAGCTGTGTCACCTGATGATAGAGTCACTGAAGACATTCCTCGTCTCCGATGCTGTAGGTTTGGCTCCTTGAACTTCTATTTTGTTACCATTTTTAGAAGTTTCTACCTCTGCTCAAATTCTCCTTTTATCCCCCTTGGTCATCTTCACCAGAAGACCCACCGACAACTAACCTAGACTATTTCACACCCCAACCTGATAGTGCTGGACTGTGGTCATCGTTAAGGAGCAACAGCTCTTCGTGTACCCTAGACGCAGGGCCGCCTTCTGCTCCATctccagaagttcaaggctttGGTGTCCTATGAGCAAAGAGAGGGTCTAGGGAAGCAGGCAAGCGTTTCAGGCCTGTCGTTTGCCCAGTCCCACCTGCTGCCCTCACCATGGAGCCCCTGCCCACTTGTCCTCATGACCACCTGGTAGTAATTTATCAAAATAACTTTGACACAGTGACGTTTTCAGTTAGCAGTACTCTGTTTGTTCCTCTTCCAAGGGCTTTCGTTTCGCTTTCATAATATGTTCTACACTATAAATCTTGTGTTTGTGACTGGactatgcatgtgtatgcatgtacatagtgcgtgcgtgcatgtgtgtgtgtgtgtgtgtgtgtgtgtgtgtgtgtgtgatgtccaACTACCTGTTAATATGGTAAAGGAATTCCCACACTGCTTTACTCTGTGTGTCATAAATCGGTGTCCAGGTGTCTGCTCCAGGTCTTATTTGttcccctttcttctgctttaaTTTTAGTTCTACCAGAGCAGACACCTGTGGTCCAGGAATGCTATCAAGGCAATGGGCAGAGCTATCGGGGCACATCGTCCACCACCATCACAGGGAAAAAGTGCCAGTCCTGGGCATCTATGACCCCACACCGGCATCAGAAGACCCCAGAGAAGTTCCCAAATGCGTATGTCTTTGATTTTAACCATGAAAGAGCAATAGCTGACTTAGGTTTCCCCATACTGACCCACGCTCTAAACCAAAGTCTTTGAACCAAAGTTCTCTGAGATCGGCACATGGGCAGACTGTCAGGAACTCAGTTTTGGCAAAAAGGGCCTGAGAAAAGAGAAGCCACCTACTGGCTCCCTTTCCTGAGAAATTTTGTGGAGGCAATGGGTGGTAAGGTCCTGTTGGTGGAAATCTTGAGAGAACAAGTCACCATAAATCTTAGAAACGGTACCATCCCCCAACATGCACTAAAGATCATGCCACCCTCAGCATTGGGGTGTGCCACTCCAATGGAAACCACTGGAATGGTGTTTGAGTTTGCTGTTGTTcttgacttccaggccagccttttTAGCTGCACCTGCATCCCTAAGGGGTATGGGTTACCAGAGAATACCAGTGTCAGTAGCCACTGCATtagacaaagaaaggaagcaagctggttaggaagggaggaggagagcgagggagacaaagaaggaagggaagaagggaaaaagggacagagggaagaaaagaagggaaagatggatggatgaaaggaaggagggaggaaaagagggagaaaacaagttaggaagggagggaggaaaggatggagaaaaaggaggaatgaagaaagtggagacagaggaaatgaaggaaaaatcaagttaagaaggagagaagaaaggaaggaaagaatggagaaagaaaggacatgacgggaggaggaagggacagaaggaagggagggaggaaaagaacaaaggacagaaggaaaggaagggccTCAAGTTTTGAAATGAAGTACAGCATCTTTACTGGCAGGGCACATGACTAACGGACACAGACAGTCCTGACAACTGAGCGAGTCTGCATGTTCAAAGAGAATCTGGTCTACACGAGGCCGACATTCAAGTCACTGCACTCTACACTAGCTACACTTAACTAACAACAAAACCTtaaacaccaccaccaataacatAAAAACCACAAAGTACttagagaaaattttaaagtagcaTACCTAAGAACTGCAACTGTATAGCTTAAACATTGTTAAGGGGAAAATTAAGAGCTAAATAAAGAGAGATACTGTATAGCGATCAAAAGATTAAATATCTATCAGTCCCTTACCAAGTTAGGCTTTGGATTCAGCCCACAAATTCTAGCAGTCTGTTTTTGGAAAAAGTGGCAACATTTGCAGGCAAAGGTCTCCGCATTATCAAGATAATGGTTAAATGAGCAGTTCTGGAGGGTTGGCACTGAAGAAGCACTGTGATCAAGACACGGTAGTGCCATGGTGTcagcaggaagggacagagacGAAGGAAATGGGGACAGTGCAGAAACAAACTCCAGCTCATATGGACAAATGCTTTTCCAGTGCAAGAGGCAAAGCAGCTCAATGCATAAGGGGCGTCTTTTTCCAGAATATCCGGCATAACAAATACTGTGTAGATAAACAATGCCCCCaacccaaaccccaaacaaagcaatatattgatgtatttgtgtttgttttttccaatCTAAAATTACATTTCAAGATCTACGTTGGGGAAAAGTATTTAACAGAGTATCAAAGGAGAATATTATGATGCCTGCttttacatttatacaatgtaaatatattgcattgtacattttaatatattgtaCATTATTATATAATTCACATTGAtacaatgtaaatatattataaccGTATgcaatataaattattaatttacattGTCTCGGTTTTGGTTAAGATACATGATGATACATGTGTCTTCAAAGGTACCTTGCTAACACTGTTATAACAAAATTGAGAAGGAGCTGAATTCCTCCACCACTGACAACCACGCTGTCTTGGGGTTTGCAGAGGCTTGGAAATGAACTACTGCAGGAACCCAGATGCCGACAAGGGCCCTTGGTGTTACACCACTGACCCAAGTGTCAGATGGGAATACTGCAACCTGAGGAGATGCTCTGAGACAGGAGGGGGCTCTGCAGAGCCGCCCGTGGTCCCCCAAGTTCCAGATGTGGAGGCCACCTCTGAGCCAGGTAAGGAGCGGGTGATCGGACATCTGTGGGCAGATGTGGACACTGGGCACAGAGGAAGTGGTACTGATGTGGGGGCTCCCATACTGTGTAGGACACCCATGTGGGCTGAGGGTCTGCTCTGTGGAATGAGCCTGAGTGCCATCTTGCGGTGGGTGGGGAGGTGATCCTCGGCAGAAGGTGGAGGGACAGCTTCCTAAGGCGCCCTGTGAGCCCTCCAGGTGTTCTAACTATTCACACTCTTGTAAAGCTTGGCTTTCCTGTCTTCTAGCCTGAATTCTCCTTCTAAAATGTCCTACCAATGATGGGATCGTTTCCAACCCTGTGCCTGTAAACATTTCTGGCAACTTCTCAAACCAAATAGCAAGTCTTGCTAATTGTGTGTCGGTGTTTGCTGAGACCCTGGGTCCGCCACTAGAGGGCAACCTAACAtattagaacagtggttctcaacctgtgggtccagACCTCTCTGGGgtctaatgaccctttcacagggatcgcctaagaccatcagaaaacagatatttacattatgattcataactgtagtAAAGcaagttatgaagaagcaatggaaatcattttacggttgggggtcaccataacaggaggaactgcattaaagggtcatagcactGCATTAGAGCAGCTAAGACTGACACATTTATGCCGTACCATGCTTGGACCTCCCAGGGTACATAATCTCCCTCTTCCTACAGACTGCATGATTGGGGTTGGTAAAGACTATCGAGGCAAAATAGCCGTCACTGCGGCTGGCACCCCCTGCCAGGAATGGGCTGCCCAGGAACCCCACCCTCACAGCATCTTCACCCCGGTGTCAAACCCACGGGCGGGTCTGGAAAAGAACGTAAGCTACTCTGGTTCATGTTCTGTTCCGCATTTTCCCGACATCAGCTTCTTGAACAGATTCAATTTGGGGTTACACCAACTTGGCCAGGGCTGGTCTTTGATGTTGAGGGGAAAGTTAGGGAGGGGAAATTTGGAGTAGGTCGGGGTTAGGGGACAAAGTTGAGGCCATGACCGGTGTCCTCCAGTTTGACCCCATTCTGATACTGTCTGGGCAGAGCCAAATCCCATGGCTCCTGGGGTAACTACTGTGGGGAGGGGTGGTAGGCACTGCATGGGAgaggtgtggagacaggaggactctTGACGTCTCTGGGTACATCATTCTCCAGCTCCCCACATAGCCTGGGAATTTCTTTGaacatgtaatatttttttttaatggaagctTTGTTATGTTGGCGTGGTTGTTCATAGTACTGACTTTGGTGACCAGAGCAACCTTCAGGCTTTCTCCTTCTGTTGGGGGTCAGAGCATAAGGCAAAAAGTCACAATTCTTTGCTCACGAGAGGTTCTACTAAATACCCTCCACCCCCACATCCCTAGTCCCTCTAGATGCTCTCTTGCTCACTTCATTAGAGCAAAAGATGTTCTTGTCAATCAAAGAACAAAGGCTTTAGGAGCTGACACTCCTCTGGATATAGGATAGGTCATAGGAGTCCGGAAGCACAGAGCAGAGACCACACTTGTATGACTCTATCAGAGAAAACATGGCCCCATGGAGGGCACAAACATTTTTAATCAACGATAAGGCCTCATGGGCCACAGGATTACTGAAGCTAACCAATGACAAGACAGCCAGGAATGGCCCACTGTCCCTGATGGCTGGCTCTCTTACATCAGGCCCAGGGAGTGGCTTCCTAGCTGGAACTTGGTTTGAGCAGAGACATGACCAGTGACAgtctgaaactttaaaaaaaccttAAACCAGCTATCAAAAAGTAAgatgggaagaaagcaaagggacagtccctcccccacccccccgtgAGAAGGTTTGTGTCTCTACATCTGGAGTCCCCTCCACCCCAGGGAGCCTCCCCTCAAACTCCTGTCTCTTTTCAGTACTGCCGAAACCCGGATGGTGATGTCAATGGTCCTTGGTGCTACACAACAAACCCCAGAAAACTTTATGATTACTGTGATGTCCCCGTGTGTCGTAAGTTCCTCCCGCTGCCCTtcgtcctccttcctctctcttctctctcccttccctttgttccccttcctctctcttcccttcttctctcctctctttccttcttcggcaaaaaaaaaaaaacccaacacttTCCAGAACATAGAGTGACCATCTTCTTCATGAGGatgtacacaaaacaaacaagcaccacAGGCAGGCTTGAGCAGAGTGCCTCTGAGGAGACAATGGCTGCCTCTTACCCTGGGCCCTCATCCAAACATCTGGAACCTGGCCTATTATTGTCCTTGCCCCATATCAGCTAAACTTAATACTAAATCCTCAAAGTGCGGAAGGGAATGAATGGATCAGCTCCAGGAGGCGTCCCAGGAGCTCCTCCACATCGGACTGGAGATGCTCACACAACAAGTTCAGAGGCGCTGGACT from Microtus ochrogaster isolate Prairie Vole_2 linkage group LG9, MicOch1.0, whole genome shotgun sequence encodes the following:
- the Plg gene encoding plasminogen, producing MDHKEVVLLLLLFLKSGQGDSLDEYVSTQGASLFSLTKKQVGAGSIAECSTKCEEETEFVCRSFQYHSKEQQCVIMAENSKGSPIIRMRDVILFEKRVYLSECKTGIGKNYRGTMSKTKNGVTCQKWSATSPHVPNYSPNTHPNDGLEENYCRNPDNDDKGPWCYTTDPDKRFDYCDIPECEEECMHCSGEHYEGKISKTMSGLNCQAWDSQSPHAHGYIPAKFPSKNLKKNYCRNPDGEPRPWCFTTDLNKRWEYCDIPRCTTPPPSSGPTYQCLKGRGENYRGTVSVTVSGKTCQRWSEQTPHKHNRTPENFPCKNLEENYCRNPDGETAPWCYTTDGDLRWEYCEIPSCDSSASLPELSDSSVLPEQTPVVQECYQGNGQSYRGTSSTTITGKKCQSWASMTPHRHQKTPEKFPNAGLEMNYCRNPDADKGPWCYTTDPSVRWEYCNLRRCSETGGGSAEPPVVPQVPDVEATSEPDCMIGVGKDYRGKIAVTAAGTPCQEWAAQEPHPHSIFTPVSNPRAGLEKNYCRNPDGDVNGPWCYTTNPRKLYDYCDVPVCPQAPYECGKPRVEPKKCSGRIVGGCVAYPHSWPWQISLRTRLTGQHFCGGTLISPEWVLTAAHCLEKSSRPGFYKVVLGAHEENIRGSDVQQIEVAKLFLEPTRADIALIKLARPATITDKVIPACLPSPNYVVAGGMLCYITGWGETQGTFGAGYLKEAQLPVIENKVCNRYEYLNGRVNSRELCAGNLSGGTDSCQGDSGGPLVCFEKDRYILQGVTSWGLGCARPNKPGVYVRVSWFVNWIEEVMKNN